One Bdellovibrionota bacterium DNA window includes the following coding sequences:
- a CDS encoding cytochrome c3 family protein, with protein sequence MSWILFILLNVLSSAYAEEAAALPGGQCLICHQSMEDEPSTRWKDDVHATAGIGCNECHGGDPTSDDQDISMDPKKGFKGAPKRADIPKLCAKCHSNPVFMKKYNPMLRVDQYELYLTSQHGKKLKQGDTKVAECVSCHSVHNIRKVNDAKSPVYAVNLPTMCAHCHADPEYMKPYKISTTVYAEYAKSVHGKALLEKGDVRGAPACNDCHGNHGATPPGLKSIAHICGSCHVHNAELFLKSPMAKALQKDPYGECISCHGNHLIVHISDDRIGTQQGAICAKCHKEGDKGAAVAMAFSKMIGSLKNYSAEASKIIEEARDKGMDVTEAEDSMQNARQALIQARTEIHSFSMPGVEAKITEGRKAVDQAIALGKAALRENKTRRVGLGISTIFLTLLVIALALKIRSLPPPRK encoded by the coding sequence ATGAGTTGGATTTTATTCATTCTGCTGAACGTACTTTCGTCGGCATACGCCGAAGAAGCTGCTGCGCTGCCCGGCGGCCAATGCCTTATCTGCCATCAGTCGATGGAAGATGAGCCCTCCACCCGCTGGAAGGATGACGTGCACGCCACGGCGGGAATCGGGTGCAACGAATGCCACGGCGGAGATCCGACCTCGGACGACCAAGATATCTCAATGGACCCGAAGAAAGGCTTCAAAGGGGCGCCGAAGAGGGCGGACATTCCGAAACTTTGCGCGAAATGCCACAGCAACCCGGTCTTCATGAAGAAATACAACCCGATGCTTCGGGTCGATCAGTATGAGCTCTACCTGACCAGCCAGCACGGCAAGAAACTGAAACAGGGGGACACCAAAGTCGCCGAATGCGTCAGCTGCCACAGCGTGCACAACATCCGGAAAGTCAACGACGCGAAGTCTCCGGTTTACGCGGTGAACCTGCCGACGATGTGCGCCCATTGCCACGCCGACCCCGAATATATGAAGCCGTACAAGATCTCGACGACCGTCTATGCCGAGTACGCGAAAAGTGTGCATGGGAAAGCTCTGCTTGAAAAAGGAGATGTCCGGGGCGCTCCCGCCTGCAACGATTGTCACGGCAACCACGGCGCCACACCGCCGGGACTGAAATCCATCGCCCATATTTGCGGCTCCTGCCACGTCCACAACGCCGAGCTGTTTCTCAAGAGTCCCATGGCGAAAGCCCTGCAGAAGGATCCCTACGGCGAATGCATTTCCTGCCACGGCAATCATCTGATCGTTCACATCTCAGATGACCGGATCGGGACGCAGCAAGGCGCGATCTGCGCCAAGTGCCACAAAGAGGGGGATAAAGGCGCCGCCGTGGCCATGGCGTTCTCCAAGATGATCGGCTCTTTGAAGAATTATTCGGCCGAAGCTTCGAAGATTATCGAAGAAGCGAGGGACAAGGGAATGGACGTCACCGAAGCCGAGGACAGCATGCAAAATGCCCGGCAGGCGTTGATTCAGGCACGAACCGAGATTCACTCCTTTTCCATGCCGGGGGTGGAGGCGAAGATCACGGAGGGACGAAAAGCTGTGGATCAAGCCATCGCTTTGGGGAAAGCCGCTCTCCGCGAAAACAAAACCCGCCGAGTCGGCCTCGGAATCAGCACAATATTCCTCACGTTGTTGGTCATCGCTCTGGCTCTCAAAATCCGTTCGCTTCCTCCGCCGCGCAAGTAA
- a CDS encoding Npt1/Npt2 family nucleotide transporter has protein sequence MKPAQRLTSWLDIRPGEFPTVALCFLGAFFVVGMMILGRSLREALYLGTFDVKTLPYITTAVVVLALPTIGTFSKLMARYGAQRVLRYAVFLFAMGLLALWPVATQNASAVVVFYLWTALGAFVLTSGFWVVTAEFFPIRRAKRLFALISAGGTIGALTLGTSIKPLIKQIGLVQMIPALIGLVGLFLLLQVLLPARKDMDPKEKEGERTSTRESLHLVWRNEHLRTLASIVFAATLASTLLDYQFKEQVRASLQSREQLAGFFGSFYGWTGLISLLLQVVVTAPLLARTGVGTTFAVLPMVLLAGSTGLFLLPGLIAATLARGADNSIRKSIFRSAVEVVYIPLPTQVRRKTKTFIDSLVDAAAEGAGSGLIFLCITLGGLPSKYLSILVGVSALGFLGLSRQIGRKYFETLVQQLRDKAEPERMLADARFEGRGLLTATFSRLGIAADLEARGLLPPSGAAKVSQAPVTPTKSTTLERIQSKNPTEVRKALMEKTDWNESHAETLVRLLAQKDLQDLVTHALVRVGAGGFHVLAGILRDENNDFVIRRRIPRVLAKVPIAKADEALVVALGDSRFEVRYRSAIALANRRKHGLPVSETNWKTGVWEALKGEVSRGKPVWELHRLLDETEPEEDDLVSERVGRRGELGIEHTFRMLALVLEPEAVRAAYYGILLENEKLRSFALEYLEQVLPADLKKGLWPFIGDLSDEQKRKTVRPIDHVVSDLLKTGATLFASDEERSALKELLKDA, from the coding sequence ATGAAACCCGCCCAGCGGCTCACAAGTTGGCTTGACATAAGGCCGGGCGAGTTCCCTACGGTTGCTCTCTGTTTTCTCGGCGCGTTTTTCGTCGTCGGAATGATGATTCTCGGGCGCTCCCTTCGTGAGGCCCTCTACCTTGGCACATTCGACGTCAAGACGCTCCCGTATATCACGACCGCCGTCGTGGTTCTGGCGTTGCCAACGATTGGGACGTTTTCCAAACTTATGGCCCGGTACGGAGCTCAACGTGTCCTTCGTTACGCGGTGTTTCTATTCGCGATGGGCCTTCTCGCACTTTGGCCGGTTGCGACGCAAAATGCTTCCGCCGTGGTTGTCTTTTACCTCTGGACGGCGCTGGGCGCATTCGTCTTGACCTCCGGCTTCTGGGTGGTCACGGCGGAATTTTTTCCGATTCGCCGCGCCAAGCGTTTGTTTGCGTTAATCAGCGCCGGAGGGACCATCGGCGCCCTCACTCTGGGTACGTCCATCAAGCCGCTGATCAAACAGATCGGCCTCGTTCAAATGATCCCGGCGTTAATTGGGCTTGTCGGCCTCTTTTTGCTTCTGCAAGTCCTGCTTCCGGCGCGAAAGGACATGGACCCTAAGGAAAAGGAGGGCGAACGGACCAGTACGCGTGAGAGCTTGCATCTCGTATGGCGGAACGAGCATCTGCGGACGTTGGCTTCAATCGTTTTCGCGGCAACGTTAGCGAGCACGCTCCTCGACTATCAATTCAAGGAACAAGTTCGAGCTTCCTTGCAGTCGAGGGAACAGCTGGCCGGGTTTTTCGGGAGCTTCTACGGTTGGACCGGCCTTATTTCTCTTCTTCTTCAGGTCGTTGTTACAGCGCCGCTTTTGGCGAGGACGGGTGTCGGGACCACGTTCGCAGTTCTGCCGATGGTTTTGCTGGCCGGCTCCACCGGGCTTTTTCTCTTGCCCGGATTAATAGCGGCCACGTTGGCGCGCGGCGCGGACAATTCGATCCGGAAATCCATTTTTCGGTCGGCCGTCGAAGTTGTGTACATCCCTCTTCCCACGCAGGTCCGGCGAAAAACGAAGACCTTCATTGATTCTTTGGTCGACGCGGCTGCCGAAGGGGCCGGATCGGGACTCATTTTTCTATGCATCACCTTGGGAGGCCTTCCCTCCAAATACCTTTCGATTCTTGTGGGAGTCTCAGCCCTCGGTTTCTTGGGGCTGAGCCGGCAAATCGGAAGGAAGTATTTTGAGACGCTCGTTCAACAGCTGCGGGATAAGGCGGAACCGGAACGAATGCTGGCGGATGCCCGATTTGAGGGGAGAGGGCTTTTGACGGCGACCTTCAGCCGGCTGGGTATAGCCGCCGACTTGGAGGCCCGAGGTCTCCTTCCACCCTCGGGTGCAGCCAAAGTCTCTCAAGCGCCGGTCACGCCAACGAAGAGCACGACATTGGAACGGATTCAATCCAAAAATCCCACCGAGGTTCGAAAAGCGCTGATGGAGAAAACGGACTGGAATGAAAGCCATGCGGAGACTCTCGTCCGTCTCCTGGCACAAAAAGATCTTCAGGATCTTGTCACGCACGCTTTGGTTCGAGTCGGGGCTGGCGGATTCCACGTGTTGGCGGGGATTCTCCGGGACGAAAACAACGATTTCGTCATCCGCAGGAGAATCCCCCGTGTCCTGGCGAAAGTTCCGATCGCCAAAGCGGATGAGGCGCTTGTCGTGGCTCTGGGAGACTCACGGTTCGAAGTTCGATATCGTTCGGCGATCGCTTTAGCCAACCGCCGAAAGCATGGCCTTCCGGTGTCGGAGACAAATTGGAAGACGGGTGTGTGGGAAGCCTTGAAAGGGGAAGTCAGCCGTGGAAAGCCGGTCTGGGAACTGCACCGGCTTTTGGATGAAACCGAGCCGGAAGAGGATGATCTCGTGTCCGAACGGGTGGGACGCCGAGGGGAGCTCGGGATCGAGCATACCTTCCGTATGTTGGCGCTGGTGCTGGAGCCCGAGGCGGTTCGGGCGGCCTATTATGGAATTCTTCTCGAGAACGAAAAGCTCAGGAGCTTCGCCCTCGAATATCTGGAGCAGGTCCTTCCCGCCGATCTGAAAAAGGGACTGTGGCCGTTTATCGGCGATCTGAGCGATGAACAAAAGCGAAAAACCGTTCGACCGATCGACCATGTCGTTTCCGACCTTCTAAAGACCGGAGCCACGCTCTTTGCCTCGGACGAAGAACGATCTGCTCTCAAAGAATTACTCAAAGATGCGTGA
- a CDS encoding protein kinase — MPITMPLCCKKKEPSPAQTSDSFQKERCGLLHQRLILVSYLGLTLSVIGWVITKYLWGPVQWESVIAPNWVLISKWIHAASFAGALLFLRSLKDWRAGTLRTIDNVVFHFNLLLATWVGAIAFPAEAPLFPISLILFVHAAFVPCLLSCQISMGVWATLGFVVMRFLSYLWFPSVQTFWETRGGYDAMVGATPAQAIQIAIYGLVSALVTKTLYNMRKDLHQAKQVGNYILEKEIGSGGMGKVYIAHHAMMHRPTALKMLVPGDDDSGAAIQRFEREVQLASTLSHPNTISIYDFGRTDDNKFFYVMEFLDGLNLQEIVEKYGPLPAARTIHILRQVAGSLGEAHNKDIIHRDIKPANIFLTERGGIYDFVKVLDFGLAKEMKIDGASHLTKTGVIFGTPRYIAPEMVYGSSKVDHRADIYNLGAVTFWLLTGQPLFAASSNVELLVDHAKTDPKPPSELSEIAIPEALDRFVLRCLAKKPEDRFQNMDEFLGALETCEPNRLWTQNQAREWWSLHRQPVDFAEAA, encoded by the coding sequence ATGCCGATCACGATGCCCCTTTGCTGTAAGAAAAAGGAACCGTCGCCCGCCCAGACGAGCGACTCGTTTCAGAAGGAGAGGTGCGGGCTTCTTCATCAGCGCCTGATTCTCGTCTCCTATTTGGGCCTGACGCTCAGTGTGATCGGCTGGGTTATTACAAAATACTTGTGGGGCCCGGTTCAATGGGAAAGTGTGATCGCGCCGAATTGGGTTCTGATTTCCAAATGGATTCATGCCGCTTCTTTTGCCGGAGCACTGCTTTTTCTACGTTCCTTGAAGGATTGGCGAGCGGGGACCCTCCGCACGATCGATAACGTTGTATTCCATTTCAACCTTTTGCTGGCTACGTGGGTTGGGGCCATCGCATTTCCGGCCGAGGCTCCACTTTTTCCGATTTCATTGATACTTTTCGTACACGCGGCATTTGTTCCCTGTCTCTTGAGTTGCCAGATCAGCATGGGCGTTTGGGCAACACTCGGTTTCGTCGTCATGCGATTCTTGTCCTATCTCTGGTTCCCTTCCGTCCAAACCTTTTGGGAGACGCGTGGAGGATACGACGCGATGGTCGGAGCCACACCGGCGCAAGCGATTCAAATCGCGATATATGGTCTTGTCTCGGCTCTGGTCACAAAGACGCTTTACAACATGCGAAAGGACCTCCATCAAGCGAAGCAAGTCGGCAATTACATCCTGGAAAAAGAGATCGGGAGCGGCGGCATGGGAAAGGTCTATATCGCCCATCACGCCATGATGCACCGGCCGACCGCATTAAAGATGCTTGTGCCGGGCGACGACGATTCCGGAGCGGCGATCCAACGTTTCGAACGGGAGGTTCAACTGGCCTCGACACTCAGTCATCCCAATACGATTTCAATTTATGATTTCGGACGGACGGACGACAACAAATTTTTTTACGTGATGGAGTTCCTGGACGGCCTAAACCTTCAGGAGATCGTCGAGAAATACGGTCCCCTGCCGGCCGCTCGTACCATTCATATTCTCCGTCAGGTCGCCGGCTCGCTCGGTGAAGCTCACAACAAGGACATCATTCACCGCGATATCAAGCCGGCGAATATTTTTCTGACGGAACGGGGTGGCATTTACGATTTCGTAAAGGTTCTGGATTTCGGTCTGGCCAAAGAGATGAAAATTGACGGAGCCTCCCACTTGACGAAGACCGGAGTGATTTTCGGGACCCCTCGGTACATCGCGCCGGAGATGGTGTACGGCTCATCGAAAGTGGATCATCGTGCCGATATCTATAATCTGGGAGCGGTGACCTTCTGGTTGCTCACGGGACAGCCGCTTTTTGCCGCGTCGTCCAACGTCGAGCTTCTCGTCGATCACGCCAAGACCGACCCTAAACCACCTTCCGAACTCTCCGAGATCGCCATTCCCGAAGCGTTGGACCGGTTCGTTCTTCGGTGTCTGGCCAAGAAGCCCGAAGATCGCTTTCAAAATATGGACGAGTTCCTCGGTGCGCTTGAAACCTGTGAACCCAACAGACTCTGGACGCAGAATCAGGCGAGGGAGTGGTGGTCGCTTCATCGCCAGCCGGTCGACTTCGCCGAGGCGGCGTAG
- a CDS encoding ubiquinol-cytochrome c reductase iron-sulfur subunit, translated as MKPIRSSTETSRRGFLNTLLGASGFAWVGSVFYPIVRYLTPVAETEAKVSSAKVAAVSEIPPNSGKICKFGNKPALLVRKKDGSFAAFTGKCTHLDCIVQYRPDMERIWCACHNGQYDLNGNNVAGPPPHPLDTYEVHVQGEDVYISLKA; from the coding sequence ATGAAACCGATTCGAAGCTCGACCGAAACCTCCCGACGCGGATTCTTGAACACCCTTTTAGGGGCCAGCGGTTTCGCCTGGGTGGGGTCCGTCTTTTATCCGATCGTTCGCTACCTCACTCCTGTCGCGGAGACCGAAGCCAAAGTCTCTTCGGCGAAAGTCGCTGCGGTCTCCGAGATTCCCCCGAACAGCGGGAAAATCTGCAAGTTCGGAAACAAACCGGCGCTGCTGGTCCGCAAGAAGGACGGCAGTTTCGCCGCGTTCACGGGAAAATGCACGCACCTCGACTGCATCGTCCAGTACCGGCCCGACATGGAGCGCATTTGGTGCGCTTGTCACAACGGTCAATACGATTTGAACGGAAACAATGTGGCCGGCCCGCCGCCTCACCCGCTCGACACGTACGAAGTCCACGTTCAGGGAGAAGATGTTTACATCTCACTTAAAGCGTAG
- a CDS encoding c-type cytochrome, translated as MSTTRRNCIRLLQFILAYLLMSSGSIFALRAQEAATSASPWPGREVFHQKGCAQCHSVYGRGGRGGPDLGNRKFYGTYLELSSVMWNHLPRMAKKIETKGYAFPKFTPKEMSELVRYLSFIRYMAEPVRESMGRKVLKEKGCFSCHQFGGEGARIAPDISAKKEYISPIRLAEAMWNHGPKMLALFEKYKIDRPVIEEDEMDALAAGIRSYMAPTVFPASDYDLGDPSKGKELLTEKGCMHCHSFRAKPPTTAPDFAEVDFNYPVTEIAAKMWNHGPAMWEMMKEKKLTFPDFKEGEMAHVIAYLYSMKLEDAPGSPATGENLVRDRECLTCHSLNGKGRNAAKDFAAISKLNSPMGMVAAMWNHSTEMQEKHTEQHLKWPKLTGREMADLYAFLTSLAPASPNAKHLP; from the coding sequence ATGTCCACTACCCGGAGAAACTGCATCCGCCTCCTGCAATTCATTCTCGCGTATCTCCTGATGTCATCCGGCTCCATTTTCGCCCTTCGGGCGCAGGAAGCAGCCACTTCGGCCTCACCGTGGCCGGGTCGGGAAGTCTTCCATCAGAAGGGATGCGCGCAGTGCCATTCCGTGTACGGGAGGGGGGGCCGCGGCGGTCCCGACCTGGGCAACCGCAAGTTTTACGGTACATACCTCGAGCTTTCTTCCGTCATGTGGAATCACCTTCCGAGAATGGCGAAGAAGATCGAGACCAAAGGGTATGCCTTTCCGAAGTTCACGCCGAAGGAGATGTCCGAGCTGGTTCGCTATCTCTCTTTCATCCGGTACATGGCGGAACCGGTGAGGGAATCGATGGGAAGAAAGGTGCTGAAGGAAAAGGGATGCTTCTCTTGTCATCAATTTGGAGGGGAAGGCGCCCGAATCGCTCCCGACATCAGCGCGAAAAAGGAATACATCTCCCCCATCCGACTGGCGGAAGCGATGTGGAACCATGGCCCGAAAATGCTGGCGCTTTTTGAGAAGTACAAGATCGATCGGCCCGTCATCGAAGAGGACGAGATGGACGCCCTGGCCGCCGGAATCCGTTCGTATATGGCCCCGACCGTCTTCCCGGCCAGCGACTATGACCTCGGCGATCCCTCAAAGGGGAAGGAACTCTTGACCGAAAAAGGGTGCATGCATTGCCATTCGTTCCGTGCCAAACCACCAACCACGGCGCCCGATTTCGCTGAGGTCGATTTCAACTATCCCGTGACCGAGATCGCGGCCAAGATGTGGAATCACGGCCCCGCCATGTGGGAGATGATGAAAGAAAAGAAACTCACGTTCCCGGATTTCAAGGAGGGGGAGATGGCGCACGTCATCGCGTATCTCTACAGCATGAAACTGGAGGACGCACCGGGGAGCCCCGCCACAGGGGAGAATCTCGTTAGGGACCGAGAATGCCTGACGTGCCACTCCTTAAACGGCAAGGGACGAAACGCGGCGAAAGATTTCGCCGCCATCAGCAAATTGAACTCCCCCATGGGCATGGTCGCGGCGATGTGGAACCACTCCACCGAGATGCAAGAGAAGCATACCGAGCAACACTTGAAGTGGCCCAAACTGACGGGCCGGGAGATGGCGGATCTCTATGCGTTTCTGACGAGCCTGGCTCCGGCGAGTCCGAATGCGAAGCACTTACCGTAG
- a CDS encoding phosphatase PAP2 family protein, with protein MTVLISITSAQAAEDFSPGSFELPPHPRFTAFRQSLLAEQAALIAGTTFAASFLAYRLVDTPLGVDGSAGALGPASQWISDIGNYLPFALPVGFFAAGQFFEKGSLERSEAFKTAQELAEAIALTYGTTIGLKYAVGRTRPNGQDDASFPSGHASMAFAAAGVLAQRFPWYVGVPSVAFASAVGFTRLDLGKHYLSDVAVGAGLGLFFATTVHLYHSNLSFMAHKPSQQTVVPMVAKNILGLSFTGTF; from the coding sequence TTGACAGTCCTGATCTCCATCACTTCGGCGCAGGCGGCGGAAGATTTTTCACCGGGATCCTTTGAACTGCCGCCCCATCCTCGTTTTACGGCATTCAGACAGAGCCTATTGGCCGAACAAGCAGCCCTCATCGCCGGAACAACCTTCGCCGCATCGTTTCTGGCGTATCGCCTGGTGGATACACCGCTCGGGGTCGACGGAAGCGCCGGCGCTTTAGGACCCGCCAGTCAATGGATCTCGGATATCGGCAACTATCTTCCGTTTGCGCTGCCGGTCGGGTTTTTTGCCGCGGGCCAGTTTTTCGAAAAGGGAAGTCTGGAGAGGTCCGAGGCATTTAAGACGGCCCAGGAGTTGGCCGAAGCGATCGCCCTAACCTACGGAACGACGATAGGACTCAAGTACGCCGTGGGCCGAACGAGACCGAACGGTCAGGATGATGCATCGTTCCCCTCCGGTCACGCGTCGATGGCCTTTGCTGCGGCCGGCGTCCTCGCGCAACGATTTCCTTGGTACGTTGGCGTCCCCTCCGTGGCGTTCGCCAGCGCAGTTGGGTTCACCCGGTTGGACCTGGGCAAACACTACCTCTCCGATGTCGCTGTCGGAGCAGGATTGGGTCTCTTCTTCGCCACCACGGTTCACCTCTACCATTCCAATTTGTCTTTTATGGCCCATAAGCCATCGCAGCAGACGGTTGTCCCGATGGTGGCAAAAAACATTTTAGGTCTCAGCTTCACGGGGACCTTTTAG
- a CDS encoding cytochrome bc complex cytochrome b subunit, which produces MFTSHLKRRAALAIEWLSDRYPIAQLIEWGRHKEVPMGKTAIWYYFGGVSLFLFIVQLSTGILLMFYYKASADAAFESVQFITSKVPFGWLIRSIHSWSANLMVLAVIIHMFSVFFMGAYRKPRELSWVTGLALLGIVMTFGFSGYLLPWNELSFFATKVGTDMIGVVPYIGKTLMHVLRGGEEVTGSTLTRFFALHVALLPAIFTSVLGIHLLFVQIQGMHEPEDWKRHPENRKSIPFFPHFFLRDVLLWFIILDILAILAVFFPWELGRKADPFASAPAGIKPEWYFLFMFQTLKFLPAKVGPIDGELVGHMIFGGIGVFWLLIPWIDCGKKKSTTKILRGIGMALLLFFIGMTIAGHVLA; this is translated from the coding sequence ATGTTTACATCTCACTTAAAGCGTAGGGCCGCTCTCGCGATCGAATGGCTGTCCGACCGATATCCCATCGCACAGCTGATTGAGTGGGGGCGGCACAAAGAAGTGCCGATGGGAAAGACCGCGATCTGGTATTACTTCGGCGGAGTTTCCCTCTTTCTCTTCATCGTCCAACTCTCCACCGGCATTCTCCTGATGTTCTATTACAAGGCGAGCGCCGACGCGGCCTTCGAGAGCGTTCAATTTATCACATCGAAAGTGCCTTTCGGCTGGCTGATCCGGTCGATCCACAGCTGGTCGGCCAATTTGATGGTCCTGGCCGTCATCATCCACATGTTCAGCGTCTTTTTCATGGGAGCTTACAGGAAACCCCGCGAACTCAGCTGGGTCACGGGGCTCGCCCTTCTGGGAATCGTCATGACGTTCGGGTTTTCGGGTTACCTGCTGCCGTGGAACGAACTTTCCTTCTTCGCCACCAAGGTCGGCACCGACATGATCGGCGTCGTGCCGTACATCGGGAAAACCCTCATGCATGTTCTCCGCGGCGGAGAAGAAGTCACCGGCTCTACGCTGACCCGCTTCTTCGCTTTGCATGTCGCCCTCCTCCCGGCGATCTTCACTTCCGTTCTGGGTATTCATTTGCTGTTCGTGCAGATCCAGGGAATGCACGAGCCCGAAGATTGGAAACGCCACCCGGAAAACCGGAAGAGTATCCCGTTTTTCCCGCACTTCTTTCTCCGGGACGTTTTACTTTGGTTTATCATTCTCGATATTTTGGCGATCCTGGCGGTCTTCTTCCCCTGGGAACTGGGAAGGAAAGCCGATCCTTTCGCCTCCGCCCCGGCCGGAATCAAACCGGAGTGGTATTTCCTTTTCATGTTCCAGACGCTCAAGTTCTTGCCCGCCAAGGTGGGGCCGATTGACGGGGAGCTGGTCGGACACATGATCTTCGGCGGGATCGGCGTGTTTTGGCTGCTTATTCCATGGATCGACTGCGGAAAAAAGAAATCGACCACAAAGATTCTCCGCGGCATCGGGATGGCGCTATTGCTTTTTTTTATAGGAATGACCATCGCCGGACACGTACTCGCATGA
- a CDS encoding PIN domain-containing protein yields MSENRRAFFDTNILVYAYDRSDSGKSNRSSDLVKAHWENQSAATSLQVLQEFLVTVATKIPKPLSFEDAVDVCRSYFSWDPVVTTQEIFVHACRLRHRYRWSFWDAAIVAQALASNCDALYTEDLQHGFHVEDLRILNPFKE; encoded by the coding sequence ATGTCCGAAAATAGGCGCGCTTTCTTTGACACGAATATTCTCGTCTATGCGTATGATCGAAGTGATTCCGGTAAATCAAATCGATCTTCGGATCTCGTAAAGGCCCATTGGGAAAACCAATCGGCTGCGACGAGCCTGCAGGTGTTGCAGGAATTTCTCGTCACGGTCGCGACCAAGATCCCGAAACCTCTTTCCTTCGAGGATGCCGTCGATGTCTGTCGTAGTTACTTTTCATGGGACCCGGTCGTGACAACTCAGGAAATCTTCGTCCACGCGTGTCGCCTTCGGCATCGTTATCGCTGGTCTTTCTGGGATGCGGCCATTGTGGCTCAGGCACTGGCCTCGAATTGTGACGCGCTCTATACCGAAGACCTGCAGCATGGTTTTCACGTAGAGGACTTGCGAATCCTCAATCCCTTCAAAGAATGA